The following coding sequences are from one Scomber japonicus isolate fScoJap1 chromosome 3, fScoJap1.pri, whole genome shotgun sequence window:
- the LOC128355637 gene encoding RNA-binding protein 39-like isoform X4, whose amino-acid sequence MKDDARNPNPNGQEEHSKRKKRSRSRDRKKSRSRERKRSRDRKRSRSRERERRHSKSRERGGRYREPHKHRKRSRSKSPVRKEKSPIRQPIDTLTPEERDARTVFCMQLAARIRPRDLEEFFSAVGKVRDVRMISDRNSRRSKGIAYIEFVETNSVPLAIGLTGQRLLGVPIMVQASQAEKNRAAAAAAAASSLQKGTSGPMRLYIGSLHFNITEDMLRGIFEPFGRIESIQLMMDSDSGLSKGYGFITFADAECAKKALEQLNGFELAGRPMKVGHVTERSDASNASSFLDSDELERTGVDLGTTGRLQLMARLAEGTGLQIPPAAQQALQMSGVIAIGAMAAVSAAMNPALGMNSASLNLPSNPLATHCFQLSNMFTNSEDHPGWEGDIQHDVIEECNKHGGVVHIYVDRNSTEGNVYVKCPSVQAAMAAVSALHGRYFAGKVITAAFVPLLAYHQLFPESASATQLLAPPQRR is encoded by the exons ATGAAG GACGACGCCAGGAACCCGAATCCCAACGGGCAGGAGGAGCACAGCAAgag GAAGAAGCGCAGCCGCAGCcgagacaggaagaaaagccGCAGCCGAGAACGCAAACGCAGCCGAGACAGGAAGAGAAGTCGCAGCCGAGAACGAGAACGCCGCCACAGCAAGAGCCGAGAGAGGGGGGGGCGCTACAGGGAGCCCCACAAACA ccGTAAGCGGTCGAGGAGTAAGAGTCCTgtcaggaaggaaaagagtccAATCAG GCAGCCGATAGACACCCTGACTCCAGAGGAGCGCGATGCCAGGACGGTGTTCTGCATGCAGCTGGCTGCCAGGATCCGACCCCGAGACCTGGAGGAGTTCTTCTCTGCCGTGGGAAAG GTGCGGGATGTGAGGATGATCTCAGACAGGAATTCACGGAGGTCAAAGGGCATCGCTTACATCGAGTTTGTGGAGACCAACTCTGTCCCTCTGGCCATCGGGCTGACGGGGCAAAGGCTGCTGGGAGTTCCCATCATGGTGCAGGCCtcgcag gcAGAGAAGaaccgagcagcagcagcagccgcagcaGCCAGCAGCCTGCAGAAAGGAACATCTGGACCCATGAGGCTCTACATCGGCTCTCTGCACTTCAACATCACAGAGGACATGCTGAGAGGCATCTTTGAGCCGTTCGGACGG attgAGAGCATCCAGCTGATGATGGACAGTGACTCTGGACTCTCCAAAGGATACGGCTTCATCACA TTTGCAGATGCAGAGTGTGCTAAGAAGGCTCTGGAGCAGCTGAACGGGTTTGAGTTGGCGGGTCGGCCCATGAAGGTGGGTCATGTGACGGAGCGGTCCGACGCCTCCAACGCCTCCTCGTTCCTCGACAGCGACGAACTCGAACGCACCGGCGTCGACCTCGGGACCACCGGACGGCTGCAGCTCATGGCCCGACTCGCAGAGG gTACAGGTCTACAGATCCCTCCTGCAGCCCAGCAGGCTCTGCAGATGAGCGGAGTGATCGCTATTGGAGCCATGGCTGCTgtatcag ctgcTATGAATCCAGCTCTCGGCATGAACTCTGCGAGTCTGAATCTTCCGTCGAATCCGCTCGCAACACACTGCTTCCAACTGTCCAACATGTTCACCAAcag tgagGACCATCCTGGGTGGGAGGGGGACATTCAGCATGATGTCATCGAGGAGTGCAACAAACATGGAGGCGTCGTTCACATCTATGTCGACCGGAACTCCACCGAG GGTAACGTGTACGTTAAGTGTCCATCAGTCCAAGCTGCGATGGCTGCCGTCAGCGCTCTGCACGGGAGATACTTCGCAG GTAAGGTGATCACGGCGGCGTTCGTCCCTCTGCTTGCTTACCATCAGCTGTTCCCGGAGTCCGCCAGCGCCACTCAGCTGCTGGCTCCGCCCCAGCGCCGGTGA
- the LOC128355688 gene encoding pyruvate dehydrogenase [acetyl-transferring]-phosphatase 1, mitochondrial-like → MLGRTGSLGGRCRFELQLCRSLSPPPPELRYPAGSGGRKYRNAQEAGQMGSAQINHILKANEYSHILPRGPASHGVLGFHSNMLPSNHPGEDRRSSATCLPGRGGVLFGVFDGHAGPACADAVSQRLFYYITVATLPLRMLEELERAVEEDRPVPPLLEWHKHPQDHSCPDGGATSFHSLRNYWLERLQEEEEEEDGDMLSSALVNAFRRLDYDLSVEAQVHLSSSRRVSLPGETGSLSCPLRVALSGCTACVAHISNGILHVSNLGDSRAVLGVQDPDGRWSAVSLTNDHNAENPDELQRILGEHPPSELRTAVRHDRLLGLLLPFRAFGDVRFKWSAEMLSRVYETRPDVLSAVSEAVRTLPPHYLTPPYLSAVPDVTRHRITPADKFLVLATDGLWELMHRQTVVQLVGQQLTGLQQQRPIIPGVGATLGGLQRFLLERKGRVLSVLEDLNATTHLLRHALGDDGYGAVAPNRLTKMLSLPADLARRYRDDITITVVHLNEPDL, encoded by the exons ATGTTGGGACGAACAGGAAGTTTGGGTGGACGTTGCAGGTTTGAGCTCCAGCTGTGCcgctccctctcccctccccccccgGAACTACGTTACCCAGCAGGCAGCGGGGGCAGGAAGTACAGGAATGCGCAGGAGGCGGGACAGATGGGTTCAGCTCAGATCAACCACATCTTAAAG GCCAACGAGTACAGCCACATCCTCCCCAGAGGCCCGGCGTCCCACGGTGTCCTTGGTTTCCATAGCAACATGTTACCGTCCAACCATCCCGGTGAGGACCGTCGCAGCAGCGCCACCTGCCTGCCGGGCCGCGGCGGGGTGCTGTTTGGTGTGTTTGACGGACACGCGGGCCCAGCGTGCGCTGACGCCGTCAGTCAGAGGCTTTTCTACTACATCACCGTGGCAACGCTGCCGCTGAGGATGCTGGAAGAGCTGGAACGGGCGGTGGAGGAGGACCGGCCCGTCCCCCCCCTGCTGGAGTGGCACAAACACCCCCAAGACCACAGCTGCCCCGACGGGGGGGCAACATCCTTCCACAGCCTCAGAAACTACTGGCTGGAGAgactgcaggaggaggaggaggaggag gaTGGCGACATGTTGAGTTCAGCGCTGGTCAACGCTTTCCGGCGACTCGACTATGATCTTTCTGTGGAGGCGCAGGTCCACCTGTCCTCGTCCAG ACGCGTGTCCCTCCCTGGGGAGACGGGGTCTCTGTCCTGCCCCCTGCGGGTGGCGCTGTCGGGCTGCACCGCCTGCGTCGCCCACATCTCCAACGGCATCCTGCACGTGTCTAACCTGGGGGACAGCCGGGCCGTGCTGGGCGTCCAGGATCCGGACGGGCGCTGGTCCGCGGTCAGTCTCACCAACGACCACAACGCCGAGAACCCCGACGAGCTGCAAAGGATTCTGGGAGAGCACCCGCCATCGGAGCTGAGGACGGCGGTCCGCCATGACCGGCTGCTGGGTCTGCTGCTGCCCTTCAGGGCGTTCGGAGACGTCCGCTTCAAATGGAGCGCAGAGATGCTGAGTCGAGTCTACGAAACCCGACCGGACGTCCTGTCTGCGGTCAGCGAGGCGGTCCGGACGCTGCCGCCGCACTACCTGACCCCCCCGTACCTCAGCGCCGTGCCGGATGTCACCCGCCACCGCATCACGCCTGCTGACAAGTTCCTGGTCCTGGCAACCGACGGACTCTGGGAGCTGATGCACCGACAGACGGTCGTCCAGCTGGTGGGACAACAGCTGACAG GTCTTCAGCAGCAGAGACCCATAATTCCCGGCGTGGGCGCGACGCTGGGCGGCCTGCAGCGCTTCCTGCTGGAGAGGAAGGGGCGGGTCCTGTCGGTGCTGGAGGACCTGAACGCCACCACCCACCTGCTCCGTCACGCGCTGGGAGACGACGGCTACGGAGCAGTGGCGCCAAACCGCCTCACCAAGATGCTGAGTCTGCCGGCAGATCTGGCGCGGAGATACCGCGATGACATCACCATCACCGTCGTCCACCTGAACGAGCCCGACCTGTAA
- the LOC128355637 gene encoding RNA-binding protein 39-like isoform X2 — protein sequence MADDLDIEAMLEAPYRKDDARNPNPNGQEEHSKRKKRSRSRDRKKSRSRERKRSRDRKRSRSRERERRHSKSRERGGRYREPHKHRKRSRSKSPVRKEKSPIRQPIDTLTPEERDARTVFCMQLAARIRPRDLEEFFSAVGKVRDVRMISDRNSRRSKGIAYIEFVETNSVPLAIGLTGQRLLGVPIMVQASQAEKNRAAAAAAAASSLQKGTSGPMRLYIGSLHFNITEDMLRGIFEPFGRIESIQLMMDSDSGLSKGYGFITFADAECAKKALEQLNGFELAGRPMKVGHVTERSDASNASSFLDSDELERTGVDLGTTGRLQLMARLAEGTGLQIPPAAQQALQMSGVIAIGAMAAVSAAMNPALGMNSASLNLPSNPLATHCFQLSNMFTNSEDHPGWEGDIQHDVIEECNKHGGVVHIYVDRNSTEGNVYVKCPSVQAAMAAVSALHGRYFAGKVITAAFVPLLAYHQLFPESASATQLLAPPQRR from the exons ATGGCAGACGACCTGGACATTGAGGCGATGCTGGAGGCTCCGTACAGGAAG GACGACGCCAGGAACCCGAATCCCAACGGGCAGGAGGAGCACAGCAAgag GAAGAAGCGCAGCCGCAGCcgagacaggaagaaaagccGCAGCCGAGAACGCAAACGCAGCCGAGACAGGAAGAGAAGTCGCAGCCGAGAACGAGAACGCCGCCACAGCAAGAGCCGAGAGAGGGGGGGGCGCTACAGGGAGCCCCACAAACA ccGTAAGCGGTCGAGGAGTAAGAGTCCTgtcaggaaggaaaagagtccAATCAG GCAGCCGATAGACACCCTGACTCCAGAGGAGCGCGATGCCAGGACGGTGTTCTGCATGCAGCTGGCTGCCAGGATCCGACCCCGAGACCTGGAGGAGTTCTTCTCTGCCGTGGGAAAG GTGCGGGATGTGAGGATGATCTCAGACAGGAATTCACGGAGGTCAAAGGGCATCGCTTACATCGAGTTTGTGGAGACCAACTCTGTCCCTCTGGCCATCGGGCTGACGGGGCAAAGGCTGCTGGGAGTTCCCATCATGGTGCAGGCCtcgcag gcAGAGAAGaaccgagcagcagcagcagccgcagcaGCCAGCAGCCTGCAGAAAGGAACATCTGGACCCATGAGGCTCTACATCGGCTCTCTGCACTTCAACATCACAGAGGACATGCTGAGAGGCATCTTTGAGCCGTTCGGACGG attgAGAGCATCCAGCTGATGATGGACAGTGACTCTGGACTCTCCAAAGGATACGGCTTCATCACA TTTGCAGATGCAGAGTGTGCTAAGAAGGCTCTGGAGCAGCTGAACGGGTTTGAGTTGGCGGGTCGGCCCATGAAGGTGGGTCATGTGACGGAGCGGTCCGACGCCTCCAACGCCTCCTCGTTCCTCGACAGCGACGAACTCGAACGCACCGGCGTCGACCTCGGGACCACCGGACGGCTGCAGCTCATGGCCCGACTCGCAGAGG gTACAGGTCTACAGATCCCTCCTGCAGCCCAGCAGGCTCTGCAGATGAGCGGAGTGATCGCTATTGGAGCCATGGCTGCTgtatcag ctgcTATGAATCCAGCTCTCGGCATGAACTCTGCGAGTCTGAATCTTCCGTCGAATCCGCTCGCAACACACTGCTTCCAACTGTCCAACATGTTCACCAAcag tgagGACCATCCTGGGTGGGAGGGGGACATTCAGCATGATGTCATCGAGGAGTGCAACAAACATGGAGGCGTCGTTCACATCTATGTCGACCGGAACTCCACCGAG GGTAACGTGTACGTTAAGTGTCCATCAGTCCAAGCTGCGATGGCTGCCGTCAGCGCTCTGCACGGGAGATACTTCGCAG GTAAGGTGATCACGGCGGCGTTCGTCCCTCTGCTTGCTTACCATCAGCTGTTCCCGGAGTCCGCCAGCGCCACTCAGCTGCTGGCTCCGCCCCAGCGCCGGTGA
- the LOC128355435 gene encoding uncharacterized protein LOC128355435, with translation MAAVGPADRCVYLLMSSTCPPPVLHLSNTCPPPVPYTCPTPVLHLSPTPVFHLSSTYRGAPVPYTCPKPVLHLSPTPVQHLSSTCPTPVFHLSYTCPAPVLHLSNTCLPPVQTEEHLSPTPVLNLYSTCPLHLSNTSPPPVQYLSPTPVKHLSNTCPALVLHLSPTPPPVLHLSSTCPAPVFHLSPTPVQHLSYTCPLHLSNTCLPPVLNLSSTCPPPVQTEEHLSNTCPTPVPYTCPTPVQHLSSTCPLHLSSTCPAPVLHLSPTPVFHLSSTCPTPVQHLSNTCLPPVLNLSSTCPQHLSNTCPTPVQHLSSTCPAPVLHLSNTCLPPVQTEEHLSYTCPKPVLHLSPTPVQHLSSTCPTPVFYLSSTCPLHLHLSNTCPTPVLHLSSTCLPPVQHLSSTCPDRGAPVPYTCPKPVLHLSPTPVQHLSSTCPTPVPYTCPLHLSNTSPPPVQHLSSTCPAPVLHLSSTCPLHLSYTCPTPVPYTCLPPVQYLSPTPVQHLSSTCPPPVLLC, from the exons ATGGCTGCAGTGGGACCTGCCGACAGGTGTGTCTACCTGTTGATGAGCAGcacctgtcctccacctgtcctccacctgtccaACACCTGCCCTCCACCTGTCCCCTACACCTGTCCAAcacctgtcctccacctgtcccCTACACCTgtcttccacctgtcctccacct ACAGAGGAGCACCTGTCCCCTACACCTGTCCTAAACCTGTACTCCACCTGTCCCCTACACCTGTCCAACACCTCTCCTCCACCTGTCCAACACCTGTCTTCCACCTGTCCTACACCTGTCCAGcacctgtcctccacctgtccaACACCTGTCTTCCACCTGTCCAGACAGAGGAGCACCTGTCCCCTACACCTGTCCTAAACCTGTACTCCACCTGTCCCCTACACCTGTCCAACACCTCTCCTCCACCTGTCCAATACCTGTCCCCTACACCTGTGAAACACCTGTCCAACACCTGTCCAGCACTTGTCCTACACCTGTCCCCTacacctccacctgtcctccacctgtcttCCACCTGTCCAGCACCTGTCTTCCACCTGTCCCCTACACCTGTCCAACACCTGTCCTACACCTGTCCCCTACACCTGTCCAACACCTgtcttccacctgtcctcaACCTGTCCAGcacctgtcctccacctgtccaGACAGAGGAGCACCTGTCCAACACCTGTCCTACACCTGTCCCCTACACCTGTCCAACACCTGTCCAAcacctgtcctccacctgtcccCTACACCTGTCTTCCACCTGTCCAGcacctgtcctccacctgtcccCTACACCTGTCTTCCACCTGTCCAGCACCTGTCCTACACCTGTCCAGCACCTGTCCAACACCTgtcttccacctgtcctcaACCTGTCCAGCACCTGTCCCCAACACCTGTCCAACACCTGTCCAACACCTGTCCAACACCTGTCCTCAACCTGTCCAGcacctgtcctccacctgtccaACACCTGTCTTCCACCTGTCCAGACAGAGGAGCACCTGTCCTACACCTGTCCTAAACCTGTACTCCACCTGTCCCCTACACCTGTCCAACACCTCTCCTCCACCTGTCCAACACCTgtcttctacctgtcctccacctgtcccCTACACCTCCACCTGTCCAACACCTGTCCAAcacctgtcctccacctgtcttCCACCTGTCTTCCACCTGTCCAGCACCTGTCTTCCACCTGTCCAGACAGAGGAGCACCTGTCCCCTACACCTGTCCTAAACCTGTACTCCACCTGTCCCCTACACCTGTCCAACACCTCTCCTCCACCTGTCCAACACCTGTCCCCTACACCTGTCCCCTACACCTGTCCAACACCTCTCCTCCACCTGTCCAACACCTGTCCAGCACCTGTCCAGcacctgtcctccacctgtcttCCACCTGTCCCCTACACCTGTCCTACACCTGTCCAACACCTGTCCCCTACACCTGTCTTCCACCTGTCCAATACCTGTCCCCTACACCTGTCCAAcacctgtcctccacctgtcctccacctgtcctccttTGTTAG
- the LOC128355637 gene encoding RNA-binding protein 39-like isoform X3 gives MKDDARNPNPNGQEEHSKSRKKRSRSRDRKKSRSRERKRSRDRKRSRSRERERRHSKSRERGGRYREPHKHRKRSRSKSPVRKEKSPIRQPIDTLTPEERDARTVFCMQLAARIRPRDLEEFFSAVGKVRDVRMISDRNSRRSKGIAYIEFVETNSVPLAIGLTGQRLLGVPIMVQASQAEKNRAAAAAAAASSLQKGTSGPMRLYIGSLHFNITEDMLRGIFEPFGRIESIQLMMDSDSGLSKGYGFITFADAECAKKALEQLNGFELAGRPMKVGHVTERSDASNASSFLDSDELERTGVDLGTTGRLQLMARLAEGTGLQIPPAAQQALQMSGVIAIGAMAAVSAAMNPALGMNSASLNLPSNPLATHCFQLSNMFTNSEDHPGWEGDIQHDVIEECNKHGGVVHIYVDRNSTEGNVYVKCPSVQAAMAAVSALHGRYFAGKVITAAFVPLLAYHQLFPESASATQLLAPPQRR, from the exons ATGAAG GACGACGCCAGGAACCCGAATCCCAACGGGCAGGAGGAGCACAGCAAgag CAGGAAGAAGCGCAGCCGCAGCcgagacaggaagaaaagccGCAGCCGAGAACGCAAACGCAGCCGAGACAGGAAGAGAAGTCGCAGCCGAGAACGAGAACGCCGCCACAGCAAGAGCCGAGAGAGGGGGGGGCGCTACAGGGAGCCCCACAAACA ccGTAAGCGGTCGAGGAGTAAGAGTCCTgtcaggaaggaaaagagtccAATCAG GCAGCCGATAGACACCCTGACTCCAGAGGAGCGCGATGCCAGGACGGTGTTCTGCATGCAGCTGGCTGCCAGGATCCGACCCCGAGACCTGGAGGAGTTCTTCTCTGCCGTGGGAAAG GTGCGGGATGTGAGGATGATCTCAGACAGGAATTCACGGAGGTCAAAGGGCATCGCTTACATCGAGTTTGTGGAGACCAACTCTGTCCCTCTGGCCATCGGGCTGACGGGGCAAAGGCTGCTGGGAGTTCCCATCATGGTGCAGGCCtcgcag gcAGAGAAGaaccgagcagcagcagcagccgcagcaGCCAGCAGCCTGCAGAAAGGAACATCTGGACCCATGAGGCTCTACATCGGCTCTCTGCACTTCAACATCACAGAGGACATGCTGAGAGGCATCTTTGAGCCGTTCGGACGG attgAGAGCATCCAGCTGATGATGGACAGTGACTCTGGACTCTCCAAAGGATACGGCTTCATCACA TTTGCAGATGCAGAGTGTGCTAAGAAGGCTCTGGAGCAGCTGAACGGGTTTGAGTTGGCGGGTCGGCCCATGAAGGTGGGTCATGTGACGGAGCGGTCCGACGCCTCCAACGCCTCCTCGTTCCTCGACAGCGACGAACTCGAACGCACCGGCGTCGACCTCGGGACCACCGGACGGCTGCAGCTCATGGCCCGACTCGCAGAGG gTACAGGTCTACAGATCCCTCCTGCAGCCCAGCAGGCTCTGCAGATGAGCGGAGTGATCGCTATTGGAGCCATGGCTGCTgtatcag ctgcTATGAATCCAGCTCTCGGCATGAACTCTGCGAGTCTGAATCTTCCGTCGAATCCGCTCGCAACACACTGCTTCCAACTGTCCAACATGTTCACCAAcag tgagGACCATCCTGGGTGGGAGGGGGACATTCAGCATGATGTCATCGAGGAGTGCAACAAACATGGAGGCGTCGTTCACATCTATGTCGACCGGAACTCCACCGAG GGTAACGTGTACGTTAAGTGTCCATCAGTCCAAGCTGCGATGGCTGCCGTCAGCGCTCTGCACGGGAGATACTTCGCAG GTAAGGTGATCACGGCGGCGTTCGTCCCTCTGCTTGCTTACCATCAGCTGTTCCCGGAGTCCGCCAGCGCCACTCAGCTGCTGGCTCCGCCCCAGCGCCGGTGA
- the LOC128355637 gene encoding RNA-binding protein 39-like isoform X1, whose protein sequence is MADDLDIEAMLEAPYRKDDARNPNPNGQEEHSKSRKKRSRSRDRKKSRSRERKRSRDRKRSRSRERERRHSKSRERGGRYREPHKHRKRSRSKSPVRKEKSPIRQPIDTLTPEERDARTVFCMQLAARIRPRDLEEFFSAVGKVRDVRMISDRNSRRSKGIAYIEFVETNSVPLAIGLTGQRLLGVPIMVQASQAEKNRAAAAAAAASSLQKGTSGPMRLYIGSLHFNITEDMLRGIFEPFGRIESIQLMMDSDSGLSKGYGFITFADAECAKKALEQLNGFELAGRPMKVGHVTERSDASNASSFLDSDELERTGVDLGTTGRLQLMARLAEGTGLQIPPAAQQALQMSGVIAIGAMAAVSAAMNPALGMNSASLNLPSNPLATHCFQLSNMFTNSEDHPGWEGDIQHDVIEECNKHGGVVHIYVDRNSTEGNVYVKCPSVQAAMAAVSALHGRYFAGKVITAAFVPLLAYHQLFPESASATQLLAPPQRR, encoded by the exons ATGGCAGACGACCTGGACATTGAGGCGATGCTGGAGGCTCCGTACAGGAAG GACGACGCCAGGAACCCGAATCCCAACGGGCAGGAGGAGCACAGCAAgag CAGGAAGAAGCGCAGCCGCAGCcgagacaggaagaaaagccGCAGCCGAGAACGCAAACGCAGCCGAGACAGGAAGAGAAGTCGCAGCCGAGAACGAGAACGCCGCCACAGCAAGAGCCGAGAGAGGGGGGGGCGCTACAGGGAGCCCCACAAACA ccGTAAGCGGTCGAGGAGTAAGAGTCCTgtcaggaaggaaaagagtccAATCAG GCAGCCGATAGACACCCTGACTCCAGAGGAGCGCGATGCCAGGACGGTGTTCTGCATGCAGCTGGCTGCCAGGATCCGACCCCGAGACCTGGAGGAGTTCTTCTCTGCCGTGGGAAAG GTGCGGGATGTGAGGATGATCTCAGACAGGAATTCACGGAGGTCAAAGGGCATCGCTTACATCGAGTTTGTGGAGACCAACTCTGTCCCTCTGGCCATCGGGCTGACGGGGCAAAGGCTGCTGGGAGTTCCCATCATGGTGCAGGCCtcgcag gcAGAGAAGaaccgagcagcagcagcagccgcagcaGCCAGCAGCCTGCAGAAAGGAACATCTGGACCCATGAGGCTCTACATCGGCTCTCTGCACTTCAACATCACAGAGGACATGCTGAGAGGCATCTTTGAGCCGTTCGGACGG attgAGAGCATCCAGCTGATGATGGACAGTGACTCTGGACTCTCCAAAGGATACGGCTTCATCACA TTTGCAGATGCAGAGTGTGCTAAGAAGGCTCTGGAGCAGCTGAACGGGTTTGAGTTGGCGGGTCGGCCCATGAAGGTGGGTCATGTGACGGAGCGGTCCGACGCCTCCAACGCCTCCTCGTTCCTCGACAGCGACGAACTCGAACGCACCGGCGTCGACCTCGGGACCACCGGACGGCTGCAGCTCATGGCCCGACTCGCAGAGG gTACAGGTCTACAGATCCCTCCTGCAGCCCAGCAGGCTCTGCAGATGAGCGGAGTGATCGCTATTGGAGCCATGGCTGCTgtatcag ctgcTATGAATCCAGCTCTCGGCATGAACTCTGCGAGTCTGAATCTTCCGTCGAATCCGCTCGCAACACACTGCTTCCAACTGTCCAACATGTTCACCAAcag tgagGACCATCCTGGGTGGGAGGGGGACATTCAGCATGATGTCATCGAGGAGTGCAACAAACATGGAGGCGTCGTTCACATCTATGTCGACCGGAACTCCACCGAG GGTAACGTGTACGTTAAGTGTCCATCAGTCCAAGCTGCGATGGCTGCCGTCAGCGCTCTGCACGGGAGATACTTCGCAG GTAAGGTGATCACGGCGGCGTTCGTCCCTCTGCTTGCTTACCATCAGCTGTTCCCGGAGTCCGCCAGCGCCACTCAGCTGCTGGCTCCGCCCCAGCGCCGGTGA